TAACCCTGGGTGAATTTCACccggtaattaaataattaaaataaaatacttatcctgaaaatcttgttatttggaacacatacgaatgaaatataactccttctctcttattgaggctattataaatgaaatcctcctgtaaatcatatttttattttttttttcaaaaatacagaaaaaaatagacttttcttggagtactttactaattaaattgaccaaaaaaaaatgatttccgaattttgttttttgttggtgtagaactctctactgtcatgggactacgtactggctgaatcccatctcccaagctcgtatacaatctgtatgggagacagacaaaaaatggtaaatttttcagtacataccaaattaatttttttctattcaacacttgcagtatggcaaattatgcttcaaatgactcaaagtacatcaatgaaacacatacagtactatatatacactcacctgttAGATACAGTCACCACAGACTGGATACAGATGCCGAGGACACATCGGCTTGACGCACTTGTTGCATCTGTGACGCGTCTTCCTATCGGACTTGACCGGGCACTCACAACAGCGCACCAATGCACCGCTGCTGGCTGAGAAAGATGTCCCTGGTGATCCTGCAGCACTGCCTGGTGATGGTACATTGCAGACAGTGGTGATCAAGGACTGCAAGGATCGGGGCAAGGGTAAATCCAGCCGTGACGTGGCCCATGGGGTGATTAGGGCCTTCCCGAGCTGCAGCATGAATTTCTGGCGTGATATGACTTTTCTGTTGCCccctctttccatattctccttgtaTAAAATGTAAGAGTTTACATTGGCAGCATTCACCATTCCATAAAAAATACAGAGTGGCCAACGTCTTGTTTTGCGCGAACAGGAATTCCCGGAACACATCTGGTCAAACGTATCAACGCCTCCTTTTGTTGAATTGTAGAATTCAATGATCTCCGGTTTTCCTTTAGTGCCAATGTTGGGCTGAGTGTGCTGAGATGACAGGAGCAACACTAGTTTCTTTGTTGTCTTGGATGTATCAGACACATATGACACCAGAGTCATTTCCTTTGTGTACAGGAAGGCACTTGATCCACGCTCTCTTGTAGCTTTGTCCGTCATCTCCTTCGGTATCTCCTTCTTGTTGGCGCGCACTGTGCCAACAAGAGTCATGCCACAGTTATTTAGGAGATCTGATACCAGGGGAACAGAGGTAAACCAGTTGTCAGTTGTGACGTTCCTGTGTGTTCCATGGTAAGGCCTCGTTAGCTCTCGGGTAAACTGATGGCCGAGTGTAAGGCCGCCCTTTGGTTGAGTCCCCTGCTTCCCCAAGTATGGGATGCCACCAACCAAGTACTTGGACTTGCTATCATTGATGAGAACGAGCTTGATTCCATACTTGGCCGGCTTGTTGGAAATGTACATACGGAAGGGGCAGCGGCCCCTGAATCCCAGTAGCTTCTCATCAACAGTGAGGTTTTCATGGGGGACATACAGTTTGCCACATCTCTCAATAAAAATGTCCCATATTTCCCTCACAGCAGCAAACTTGTCAACCTCTCGCCGAACCTGTCGCGTTTGTGGGTCGTCAAATCTTAGACACCGAATAAGGAACCTGAACCGAGCCCTCGGACATTGCCACACGGTATAGACCACAACCTGTATCCACGCTCCACATTTCACTGGTGGGGATGTGTTCATCGCACTTCTGGGCACTGATGATAAGTACACCCAGCAATGCTTTGACTTCTAATGGCACAGTGGGAGCAAAAGTGGCTGATCTTCTTTTATAGTTGGAGGCAAATGTATCAATGGCCTTGTTAGTCCACGTCACAATCACTTGGATGAGATCATCATTGAAAAATAAACTGAAAGCTTCCTCTGGTGACACTGCATTCCTTGCCGCCCCTGGAGTTGGGCCAGGAGTAAAGGCGCTCACGATGTTCCTTGTGGGAGTCCTTACGTTACTTGGGGTCTGCGGCCGACAACTCCACCTAAACTTACTAGGGGTGGCAATCGTTGTAGTCTTGAATGTGACGATGGGCGGAATATCACGCTGGAGCCTTCTTCCCCTATCAGTGGCAGCAGGAGTAGCTGAGGTAGAAACGATAGGTGTGGGGACGTCGGTAGGAATTGGGGATAGAGAACGGTCAACAGAGGTACGACGGGGGCGTTTGACTGGTGTAGAGGCtaccctttttcctcttttcttcttcatgCTCAT
The genomic region above belongs to Palaemon carinicauda isolate YSFRI2023 chromosome 45, ASM3689809v2, whole genome shotgun sequence and contains:
- the LOC137634714 gene encoding LOW QUALITY PROTEIN: piggyBac transposable element-derived protein 4-like (The sequence of the model RefSeq protein was modified relative to this genomic sequence to represent the inferred CDS: deleted 1 base in 1 codon) — protein: MLYQSLNIRGARRVGRPSPTWLRTMKREVGDDEWRAIAIKKAYTNEELSELMNTTGALSEICEDSGSESDNDEIDELECDLLYDSDENQEYLPEPGDESSDEEEDDVMMSMKKKRGKRVASTPVKRPRRTSVDRSLSPIPTDVPTPIVSTSATPAATDRGRRLQRDIPPIVTFKTTTIATPSKFRWSCRPQTPSNVRTPTRNIVSAFTPGPTPGAARNAVSPEEAFSLFFNDDLIQVIVTWTNKAIDTFASNYKRRSATFAPTVPLEVKALLGVLIISAQKCDEHIPTSEMWSVDTGCGLYRVAMSEARFRFLIRCLRFDDPQTRQVRREVDKFAAVREIWDIFIERCGKLYVPHENLTVDEKLLGFRGRCPFRMYISNKPAKYGIKLVLINDSKSKYLVGGIPYLGKQGTQPKGGLTLGHQFTRELTRPYHGTHRNVTTDNWFTSVPLVSDLLNNCGMTLVGTVRANKKEIPKEMTDKATRERGSSAFLYTKEMTLVSYVSDTSKTTKKLVLLLSSQHTQPNIGTKGKPEIIEFYNSTKGGVDTFDQMCSGNSCSRKTRRWPLCIFYGMVNAANVNSYILYKENMERGGNRKVISRQKFMLQLGKALITPWATSRLDLPLPRSLQSLITTVCNVPSPGSAAGSPGTSFSASSGALVRCCECPVKSDRKTRHRCNKCVKPMCPRHLYPVCGDCI